A single genomic interval of Candidatus Sysuiplasma acidicola harbors:
- a CDS encoding bifunctional 5,10-methylenetetrahydrofolate dehydrogenase/5,10-methenyltetrahydrofolate cyclohydrolase, whose amino-acid sequence MADMHSCRTIDGKKIAASIRAGTIELLSAGGGSSKPVILTVSIGNDPSVESYARQKEKEAAYTGIEFRRAHFGAEADEGEVTDLLRKGANDANVNAIMIHAPTPPGFDIDRLSAAIPPEKDVDCLTSVSRGMLFSGKPMFAPATAEAVIEILKHEHIVTSKKHVVIIGRSLTVGKPLASLLLMRGQYADATVTLCHSATDDIAKYTRQADILVAAAGRAHLVTGEMIRSGATVIDVGINPLPVQGSERRQDITGDVDFDSAFPIAGVMTPVPGGVGPVTSAVLMRNVARAWLKGISRRRPDRISSAEDRD is encoded by the coding sequence ATGGCAGACATGCATAGCTGCAGGACGATAGATGGAAAGAAGATCGCGGCATCGATAAGGGCGGGGACGATTGAACTGCTCAGCGCCGGTGGAGGCAGTTCGAAACCGGTTATTCTGACTGTTAGCATCGGAAACGATCCTTCGGTGGAAAGTTATGCCAGGCAGAAAGAGAAGGAGGCGGCTTACACCGGCATCGAATTCAGGAGAGCACACTTTGGTGCCGAGGCAGACGAGGGGGAGGTCACGGACCTCCTCCGAAAGGGTGCAAACGACGCAAATGTGAATGCGATAATGATACATGCGCCAACACCGCCGGGATTCGACATCGACAGATTGAGTGCTGCCATTCCGCCGGAGAAGGATGTTGACTGCCTTACCAGCGTTAGCCGCGGAATGCTGTTTTCCGGAAAGCCGATGTTTGCCCCTGCGACCGCTGAGGCCGTGATAGAGATACTGAAACACGAGCACATAGTTACGTCGAAAAAGCATGTCGTGATAATAGGAAGGAGTCTCACCGTCGGAAAGCCGTTGGCGAGTCTGCTGCTGATGCGCGGACAGTACGCCGATGCGACAGTCACATTATGTCATTCGGCGACCGACGACATAGCGAAATACACCAGACAGGCAGACATCCTGGTGGCTGCGGCAGGCAGGGCACATCTCGTGACGGGAGAAATGATACGGAGCGGTGCAACGGTGATAGACGTGGGCATCAATCCATTGCCGGTGCAGGGATCTGAACGCAGACAGGATATCACCGGTGACGTCGACTTCGACTCCGCTTTTCCGATCGCTGGAGTAATGACACCTGTACCCGGTGGCGTAGGGCCTGTGACATCTGCAGTCCTGATGAGGAACGTTGCCAGAGCCTGGCTGAAGGGAATCAGCCGACGACGACCAGATCGTATTTCATCTGCAGAAGATCGTGACTAG
- a CDS encoding N-acyl homoserine lactonase family protein produces the protein MPVKEVHLLEDGYLELDMGMLVYMKTPYYGIKYMAALKPLLVRTDNENIIVDTGIAPLPDSLAKHVRYTKKKDIVGSLSEFGLTPDDITIVVNTHLHMDHCGNNRLFRKARYFVQKQELHYANNPDRWMRGGYVREFFNELQFELVDGDSNIASGLNVIETPGHTPGHQSVVIEAGGKRIVYMGDACPLMENLERRDVTGIMYDPKSELASIDRLRAIGGDYIASHDLLQMKYDLVVVG, from the coding sequence ATGCCTGTAAAGGAAGTTCACCTTCTTGAGGACGGTTATCTCGAACTGGATATGGGAATGCTCGTTTACATGAAAACACCCTATTACGGGATAAAATACATGGCAGCGCTCAAGCCGCTGCTTGTCAGGACGGATAACGAAAACATTATTGTTGATACGGGCATCGCTCCACTGCCGGACAGTCTCGCAAAACATGTGAGATATACGAAGAAGAAGGATATTGTCGGAAGTCTTTCCGAATTTGGCCTCACTCCTGATGATATTACAATCGTGGTTAACACACACCTGCACATGGATCACTGCGGGAACAACAGGTTATTCAGAAAAGCGAGATATTTTGTCCAGAAACAGGAATTGCATTATGCAAACAATCCTGATCGGTGGATGAGAGGGGGCTACGTCAGGGAGTTTTTCAACGAATTGCAATTCGAGCTGGTGGACGGGGACAGCAACATAGCTTCGGGCCTGAATGTGATTGAGACGCCGGGCCATACACCGGGCCATCAATCTGTAGTCATAGAGGCCGGCGGCAAACGGATTGTATACATGGGTGATGCATGTCCCCTGATGGAAAATCTTGAGCGCCGTGATGTGACAGGAATAATGTATGATCCGAAGAGTGAGCTAGCGTCCATAGACAGGCTGCGGGCGATCGGCGGAGATTACATAGCTAGTCACGATCTTCTGCAGATGAAATACGATCTGGTCGTCGTCGGCTGA